One segment of Synergistaceae bacterium DNA contains the following:
- a CDS encoding sodium-dependent transporter yields MAEIKQGGDQFKSRWGLICTVLGMAVGTGNIWRFPREVASNGGGAFILICFLAYFIWAVPLICAESVFGKKTRMANAGAFKVLLGDKWSWVGGWCAMVCVMLGCYYVVVLGWVMKYLSLIFTGFLSQVKAGGTNLTAEVWKNFATTPPAVEAWVWFVIAVLIAAAIIVRGVQGGIETANKIMIPAIFVILAFLVIRVLMLPDSWKGLEYMYHVNTADFASPKVWLAAFTQAAWSSGAGWGMFHVYFVYASKDEDIELNAFTACFGDMVAAMLACMVVLPAVFALSTDPMAVMKSGANGLTFVNLTNLFAHTTGGFLMAVLFFVALFSAALSSVIAMVELGCRNLMDMGFSRPKATFLITAFFLVVGTWSALDNGVFENQDMVWGVGLLMVGLLYSVAAIKVGVDKLWEEDIKPCSDIKYKWMWSIIKFFPVEFALVWGWWVYQSITWYPGEWFKFWPLQKYAYTPGSMVVEWGVLAVILFVLNGKMSKKLVHSNKLD; encoded by the coding sequence ATGGCTGAAATCAAACAGGGCGGCGATCAGTTTAAAAGCCGTTGGGGACTTATCTGCACCGTCCTTGGTATGGCGGTTGGAACAGGAAATATCTGGCGCTTCCCGCGCGAAGTTGCGAGTAACGGCGGAGGAGCATTTATTCTTATCTGTTTTTTGGCATATTTTATCTGGGCGGTTCCCCTTATTTGTGCTGAATCTGTCTTCGGCAAGAAGACGCGAATGGCGAACGCGGGAGCTTTCAAAGTGCTCCTCGGAGACAAATGGTCATGGGTAGGCGGCTGGTGTGCTATGGTGTGTGTAATGCTCGGCTGTTACTATGTTGTAGTTCTGGGCTGGGTCATGAAATACCTCTCTCTCATATTCACCGGTTTCCTCTCTCAGGTAAAGGCCGGCGGTACCAATCTAACTGCCGAAGTGTGGAAGAACTTCGCAACGACCCCTCCTGCGGTTGAAGCATGGGTTTGGTTTGTGATTGCGGTCTTGATTGCGGCAGCTATCATAGTGCGCGGAGTTCAGGGCGGTATTGAAACGGCGAACAAGATAATGATTCCGGCAATTTTTGTAATTCTGGCATTTTTGGTCATTCGCGTTCTGATGCTCCCAGATTCATGGAAGGGACTTGAGTATATGTACCATGTTAACACTGCGGATTTCGCGAGTCCGAAAGTCTGGCTTGCTGCATTCACACAGGCGGCTTGGTCGTCAGGAGCAGGCTGGGGCATGTTCCATGTATACTTTGTCTATGCATCCAAGGATGAAGACATTGAGCTTAACGCATTCACGGCATGTTTTGGAGATATGGTCGCAGCTATGCTGGCATGTATGGTCGTCCTGCCTGCAGTCTTCGCGCTTTCTACCGATCCTATGGCCGTTATGAAATCAGGCGCTAATGGGCTTACATTTGTCAACCTGACAAACCTGTTCGCACATACCACCGGCGGATTTCTAATGGCGGTGCTGTTCTTCGTAGCTCTGTTCTCCGCAGCCCTCAGTTCGGTTATAGCAATGGTGGAGCTTGGATGCCGCAACCTTATGGACATGGGCTTCAGCCGTCCAAAGGCCACGTTCCTTATTACGGCATTCTTCCTTGTCGTCGGCACCTGGTCGGCTCTGGACAACGGTGTCTTTGAGAATCAGGACATGGTCTGGGGCGTCGGACTTCTGATGGTTGGACTGCTCTACTCCGTTGCAGCAATTAAGGTCGGAGTGGACAAACTCTGGGAAGAGGATATCAAGCCTTGCTCAGACATAAAATACAAGTGGATGTGGTCGATCATCAAGTTCTTCCCCGTCGAGTTTGCACTTGTATGGGGCTGGTGGGTCTACCAGTCAATTACGTGGTATCCTGGGGAATGGTTCAAATTCTGGCCGCTGCAGAAGTACGCATATACCCCTGGCTCTATGGTCGTGGAGTGGGGAGTTCTTGCTGTTATTCTTTTTGTGCTGAACGGCAAGATGTCCAAGAAACTTGTCCATTCGAACAAGCTGGACTAA